Proteins encoded by one window of Moorella humiferrea:
- a CDS encoding acyl-CoA dehydratase activase-related protein produces MALHIGFPAALFYYSHFPFWLAFFNRLGIEVVQSPPTTKAILDDGSREAVADACIPIKLFHGHVLTLKDKVDAIFIPRMVRLNKYTTFCPKFLGLPDMVRASLANLPPIIDFKVDACRCMGGFWSICRGLAELLGFGLRQAWAAYLEARHHQNAYQKLLLAGYLPLQAMAKLKGEAVEGTVREGKLNLAVLGYPYQVYDQYISLDVIGKLKKMDVNVWTMEMVNPSRLYRLSGRIPKRLFWHYSNLVLGASYHYLQQQNIDGIIHITAFGCGPDAMVDKIMEMDIRRLSNGRLPFMSISIDEQTGDAGITTRLEAFIDMLLQRRGNG; encoded by the coding sequence TTGGCGTTACATATCGGTTTTCCGGCAGCTCTATTTTATTACAGCCATTTTCCTTTTTGGCTGGCCTTTTTTAATCGCCTCGGTATTGAAGTTGTCCAGTCTCCACCGACCACCAAGGCCATTTTGGATGACGGCTCCCGTGAAGCGGTAGCCGATGCCTGTATCCCTATAAAACTTTTTCACGGTCACGTTCTGACCTTAAAGGATAAAGTAGATGCCATTTTTATCCCACGTATGGTTCGGCTCAACAAATATACCACCTTTTGTCCCAAATTTTTGGGACTACCGGATATGGTGCGCGCCAGTCTTGCCAATCTGCCTCCTATTATCGATTTTAAAGTCGACGCCTGCCGGTGTATGGGAGGCTTTTGGTCTATCTGCCGCGGCCTTGCTGAGTTGCTGGGCTTCGGTCTGCGTCAGGCCTGGGCGGCCTATCTTGAAGCAAGGCACCACCAAAATGCCTATCAAAAGCTGCTCTTGGCCGGTTACCTGCCCCTTCAGGCCATGGCTAAACTAAAGGGAGAAGCAGTTGAAGGAACGGTACGCGAGGGAAAACTCAACCTTGCTGTCCTGGGCTACCCTTACCAGGTTTACGATCAATACATCAGCCTGGATGTGATTGGTAAATTAAAGAAAATGGATGTAAATGTATGGACTATGGAAATGGTTAACCCCTCTAGGCTATATCGCTTGAGCGGCCGTATTCCCAAACGCCTTTTCTGGCATTATTCCAATCTAGTTCTCGGAGCATCTTACCATTACCTCCAACAGCAAAATATTGATGGAATTATCCATATAACTGCCTTCGGATGCGGTCCTGATGCTATGGTGGATAAAATTATGGAAATGGACATCCGCAGGTTAAGTAACGGGCGACTACCTTTCATGTCCATAAGCATCGATGAACAGACGGGCGATGCCGGTATAACCACCAGGTTGGAAGCTTTTATCGATATGCTCCTTCAAAGGAGGGGAAACGGGTGA
- a CDS encoding TIGR04086 family membrane protein: protein MLVAVLVGLLYATLLGMGMSVILGLGLYFTPLSEGLLPLLASIIVALAVFCGGLQAARSAASRGLVQGLAVGLLFFAVTVAVDWNGTLMSLDAAGQKLGLCLLAGATGGIAGIATR from the coding sequence ATGTTGGTAGCTGTTTTGGTGGGTCTGCTCTATGCCACGCTATTGGGAATGGGTATGTCGGTAATTTTAGGTTTGGGCTTGTACTTTACTCCCCTTTCCGAAGGTTTACTGCCGTTGCTGGCAAGCATTATAGTGGCCCTGGCGGTCTTCTGCGGCGGCCTGCAGGCTGCCCGGAGCGCGGCCTCAAGGGGACTTGTCCAGGGTTTGGCGGTGGGTCTGCTGTTTTTTGCCGTTACCGTGGCCGTCGATTGGAACGGAACTCTCATGTCCCTGGACGCCGCCGGCCAGAAGCTCGGGCTCTGTCTTCTGGCCGGTGCTACCGGAGGAATTGCCGGGATAGCCACACGCTAG
- a CDS encoding tetratricopeptide repeat protein yields MEQGRYAEAAQLYQTVLTSKKRHAVLWNNLGYCLFKIGKNNEALSCYQRALKLAPRDVDILINAGLCYQSLRRWEASYRCFLRAHQLGVKEVGLLNNLGVCLAQLNRVDEAIKFYHQALEMAPNQGEIIANLAAALAQGRRWLEAIECMETALRLLPEDFSVLNNAAFFLENLGKHYLAASLYARALDIKPDDLQVRQNFASCLIKLRRFTEAQEVLEELLRHYPGHKEGWQLLGLLFEEKGDGEKAAACYNRAWGLISHQETEKKG; encoded by the coding sequence ATGGAACAGGGGCGCTATGCAGAGGCAGCTCAACTTTATCAAACCGTTCTTACTTCGAAAAAACGCCACGCCGTCCTTTGGAATAATCTAGGTTACTGCCTTTTTAAAATTGGGAAGAACAATGAAGCCCTGAGCTGCTATCAAAGGGCCCTCAAACTGGCTCCCAGGGACGTGGATATTTTAATCAATGCCGGTCTATGCTACCAGTCCTTGAGGCGTTGGGAGGCTTCCTATCGCTGTTTCCTTCGGGCCCACCAGCTGGGGGTAAAAGAGGTCGGACTCCTCAACAATCTAGGAGTTTGCCTTGCTCAGCTCAACCGTGTAGATGAGGCCATTAAATTTTACCACCAGGCCCTCGAAATGGCACCAAACCAGGGGGAAATAATAGCCAACCTGGCGGCGGCCCTGGCTCAAGGGCGCCGCTGGTTGGAGGCAATTGAATGTATGGAAACGGCTCTACGCCTTTTACCAGAGGATTTTTCGGTCCTCAATAATGCCGCCTTCTTTTTAGAAAACCTCGGTAAACATTATCTGGCCGCATCACTGTACGCCCGGGCACTGGATATTAAACCTGATGACCTTCAGGTCAGGCAAAACTTCGCTTCTTGCTTGATTAAGCTGCGTCGTTTTACAGAAGCACAAGAGGTATTAGAAGAATTATTACGCCATTACCCTGGGCATAAAGAAGGGTGGCAGCTTTTAGGCCTTCTTTTTGAGGAAAAGGGCGATGGGGAAAAAGCAGCAGCCTGTTACAACCGGGCCTGGGGGTTAATTTCACACCAGGAAACGGAAAAGAAGGGATGA
- a CDS encoding acyl-CoA dehydratase activase — protein MQPCYLGIDVGSVSTNLVVITSTGEVLSSLYIRTHGQPIQAVREGLRRIKANLPENITIAGAGATGSGRYLAGAIVGADIVKNEITAHAVAARQEIPGVQTILEIGGQDSKIIILREGVVTDFAMNTVCAAGTGSFLDQQAARLGIPIENFGELALKARHPVRIAGRCTVFAESDMIHKQQMGHNIEDIIGGLCEALVRNYLNNVAKGKEILPPIVFQGGVAANAGIRAAFKKALGQEIIVPQHFAVMGALGAALLARDYINNNRKTKFKGFEIADQEFRATSFICQGCSNLCEIVNIEEEGSLIARWGSRCGKWDTLGE, from the coding sequence ATGCAGCCCTGTTATTTGGGTATTGATGTTGGTTCCGTTAGCACCAACCTTGTGGTTATTACATCAACAGGAGAAGTTTTAAGCAGCCTTTATATACGCACCCACGGCCAGCCCATCCAGGCAGTACGTGAAGGCCTCCGTCGGATAAAGGCAAATCTGCCGGAAAACATAACTATTGCCGGGGCAGGTGCTACCGGCAGCGGTCGTTATCTGGCAGGCGCCATTGTAGGTGCTGATATAGTAAAAAACGAAATTACGGCCCATGCCGTCGCCGCCCGCCAGGAAATACCGGGAGTACAGACCATACTGGAAATTGGCGGCCAAGATTCAAAGATTATCATCCTGCGTGAGGGTGTAGTTACCGATTTCGCCATGAACACAGTTTGTGCCGCCGGAACGGGGTCGTTTTTAGATCAGCAGGCGGCCCGCTTGGGTATACCTATCGAAAACTTTGGCGAGCTGGCCTTAAAGGCGCGGCATCCCGTTCGCATCGCCGGCCGCTGTACCGTCTTTGCCGAATCCGATATGATTCATAAACAACAAATGGGACACAATATAGAAGATATCATAGGAGGCCTCTGTGAAGCCCTTGTCCGCAATTACTTAAATAACGTAGCCAAGGGCAAGGAGATACTCCCTCCTATAGTCTTCCAAGGAGGAGTAGCAGCCAATGCCGGCATTCGTGCCGCATTTAAAAAAGCCCTGGGGCAAGAAATTATTGTACCCCAGCACTTTGCCGTAATGGGGGCCCTGGGTGCAGCCCTCCTGGCCAGAGATTATATAAATAATAATCGTAAGACAAAATTTAAAGGTTTTGAGATAGCCGACCAGGAATTCCGGGCCACAAGTTTTATTTGCCAGGGGTGTTCAAACCTGTGTGAAATTGTTAATATAGAAGAAGAAGGAAGTTTAATTGCCCGCTGGGGCAGCCGCTGCGGTAAATGGGATACCCTCGGTGAATGA
- the surE gene encoding 5'/3'-nucleotidase SurE, whose protein sequence is MVILVTNDDGIHAAGIKALGAALASIAKVVVVAPEKERSAIGHGITMHKPLRATEMPMDGPIARCLAINGTPADCVKLALDALLDEPAAVVVSGINRGENLGTDVLYSGTVSGAIEGCINGLPSLAVSLAGDDEQDFDFAFAADFTVKIVREILKRGLPKGTLLNINVPSLPQEEIKGVAVTRLGQRRYINTVSSRKDPRGRAYYWLAGEKEELDAGPDTDIGAIRRGYISITPLQLDLTNHAFREGLQDYFPALWPIQGKKQK, encoded by the coding sequence TTGGTAATCCTGGTGACTAACGACGACGGCATCCATGCCGCCGGTATCAAAGCTTTAGGGGCGGCCCTGGCCTCAATCGCCAAGGTAGTTGTTGTCGCTCCCGAAAAAGAACGCAGCGCCATAGGTCATGGTATAACGATGCATAAACCCTTACGGGCTACCGAAATGCCTATGGACGGACCAATTGCTAGATGTTTGGCAATTAACGGCACCCCGGCCGATTGTGTTAAGCTGGCCCTTGACGCCCTCCTCGACGAGCCGGCAGCGGTGGTCGTCTCTGGTATTAACCGGGGAGAAAACTTAGGTACCGACGTCTTATATTCAGGCACCGTCTCGGGAGCGATAGAAGGTTGCATCAACGGCCTGCCTTCCCTGGCCGTTTCTTTAGCTGGCGACGATGAACAAGATTTTGACTTCGCCTTTGCCGCCGACTTTACGGTTAAAATAGTTCGAGAAATACTAAAAAGGGGACTGCCCAAGGGCACCTTGTTAAACATCAACGTCCCGTCTTTACCTCAAGAAGAAATAAAGGGCGTCGCCGTTACCCGCCTAGGTCAACGGCGCTATATAAATACCGTAAGCAGCCGTAAGGATCCCAGGGGAAGGGCTTATTATTGGTTGGCCGGTGAAAAAGAAGAACTCGACGCCGGTCCCGATACGGACATCGGTGCCATTCGGCGCGGTTATATCTCCATAACACCTCTACAGTTAGATTTGACCAACCATGCTTTTCGCGAAGGATTGCAGGACTATTTCCCGGCTTTATGGCCCATCCAGGGTAAAAAACAAAAATGA
- a CDS encoding 2-hydroxyacyl-CoA dehydratase, translated as MKRVSFAHMGYSYLGFQQLVEDMGFEAIVPPHPSRATLDRGVTYAPEYACIPFKMVLGTYLEVLERGAQMIITSGGVGPCRAGLYGMMHEKILRNLGYDFEIFIFDPPLTGIWTFFLKLRRVLKTAGVSWLAFVDIVRRAWAKLKLLDELEQTATVIRPYEINKGETTRLFHQCLKLVEQARSMKEITAAREECISLLKNIPQDRTRRPLKIGIVGEIYVLLEPFMNLDIEKTLGEMGVITHRSIYLTQYTTTDVLSHGAQDVRQLAHPYLNQFVGGHGQNSVGETILYARNGFDGVIQVAPFTCIPEIVAKSILPRVSRDFGIPVLSLTIDEQTGRAGVETRLEAFVDLLRQRREQREAKRDAALLFGY; from the coding sequence GTGAAAAGGGTGTCCTTTGCCCATATGGGATATTCTTATCTCGGTTTCCAACAGCTGGTGGAGGATATGGGTTTTGAGGCCATCGTACCTCCCCATCCCAGCCGTGCCACCTTAGACCGTGGCGTTACCTACGCCCCGGAATACGCCTGTATCCCCTTTAAAATGGTTTTAGGAACATACCTGGAAGTCCTGGAACGGGGCGCCCAGATGATTATAACCTCGGGTGGAGTGGGGCCCTGCCGCGCCGGTCTTTACGGCATGATGCACGAAAAAATCCTGCGCAATCTGGGGTATGATTTTGAGATATTTATCTTCGATCCTCCCCTGACCGGAATCTGGACATTTTTTCTTAAGCTAAGACGGGTCCTTAAAACGGCAGGGGTTTCCTGGTTGGCCTTTGTTGATATCGTTCGTCGTGCCTGGGCCAAGTTAAAGCTCCTGGATGAGCTGGAGCAAACAGCCACCGTTATCCGTCCCTATGAAATAAACAAAGGAGAAACCACTCGTCTTTTTCATCAATGCCTGAAATTAGTGGAACAGGCCCGCAGCATGAAAGAAATAACAGCCGCGCGGGAAGAATGTATCAGCCTCTTAAAAAATATCCCCCAAGACAGGACACGACGCCCCTTAAAAATAGGGATCGTGGGTGAGATTTATGTTCTCCTTGAGCCTTTTATGAATCTCGATATAGAAAAAACGCTGGGTGAGATGGGGGTCATAACCCACCGCTCCATATATTTGACCCAGTATACAACCACCGACGTTTTATCCCACGGTGCCCAGGACGTACGGCAACTTGCCCATCCATATTTGAACCAGTTCGTCGGGGGTCACGGCCAAAATAGCGTCGGCGAAACCATCCTTTACGCTCGAAACGGTTTTGACGGCGTAATACAGGTGGCACCTTTCACCTGCATACCCGAAATTGTTGCCAAGAGTATCCTGCCACGCGTAAGCCGTGATTTCGGAATACCGGTTTTAAGTCTAACCATTGATGAACAGACCGGCCGCGCCGGTGTCGAAACGAGGCTGGAGGCCTTCGTTGATCTTTTGCGCCAGCGTCGCGAACAAAGGGAGGCCAAGAGAGATGCAGCCCTGTTATTTGGGTATTGA
- a CDS encoding YpmA family protein translates to MIPMRLLATKSFSCNDELYKVVDLLNKTLKEYNLMFGLSKNTDGQTMTLSIYEV, encoded by the coding sequence ATGATTCCAATGCGCCTCCTTGCCACTAAAAGCTTCAGTTGTAATGATGAACTATATAAAGTCGTAGATTTATTAAATAAAACCTTAAAGGAATATAACCTTATGTTCGGCCTATCCAAAAATACCGACGGACAAACTATGACACTTTCAATTTACGAGGTGTAA
- a CDS encoding biotin/lipoyl-containing protein, with the protein MKRHFQVTVNGETFNVEVEELGRGFDYLQPVIKNQSKKSTFIYHNDIPNQRPHMPQNDFTVTAPLPGTVVDVWVKPGQKVSQGQVLLIIEAMKMENEIQAPFDGVVHEIMVQAGSSVTGGQPLVRLGH; encoded by the coding sequence ATGAAACGCCATTTTCAGGTGACGGTCAATGGAGAAACTTTCAATGTAGAAGTTGAAGAATTGGGCAGGGGATTCGATTACCTGCAGCCCGTAATAAAAAACCAGTCCAAAAAATCGACATTTATTTACCATAACGATATACCTAACCAGCGCCCCCACATGCCCCAAAATGACTTTACTGTAACCGCACCGCTGCCGGGTACGGTAGTCGATGTATGGGTAAAACCCGGTCAGAAGGTATCTCAAGGACAGGTATTATTAATAATTGAAGCTATGAAAATGGAAAACGAAATCCAAGCGCCCTTCGATGGAGTGGTTCATGAAATAATGGTTCAGGCCGGCAGCAGTGTGACCGGCGGTCAGCCTTTGGTGCGGCTGGGACATTGA
- a CDS encoding helicase C-terminal domain-containing protein: MLPHTYVVLDVETTGLDPNCDQIIEIAAIRLEKGQITGRLHTLINPGRSIPPHIQKLTGIDDAMVRHAPSLTEVLPHLLDLMVDAIPAGHNGQFDLAFLNKAFGNSTWHRPLLDTLTLSRILYPCLPSYRLEFLSRKFAFAVNEHHRAMEDVLATVQLLDVLWKATLGLKRKLLTSMVQLAPEGLKQWFQAALMAESTPVAHEEAAAAGLFAVAASLPKSPVPDFGTEDIVAFLAPGGPLAEKIPNYEYRPQQAEMLRSVVNAFAENRYLIIEAGTGTGKTLAYLMPAVYWACHSGKKVAIATHTISLQEQLWHKDLPLLKEVLPFSFKATLVKGRNNYLCLRKLRDYQNNPPSGREERNFILRVLRWLEFTTSGDWSEMKLKPEEEVFKQSLAADKDTCVGNSCPFYDGCFVTRARLEAETADILILNHSLLLSDIRFNNQILPDYPYLIIDEAHHLEEVAAEHLGLTVSQAAGNFYLRYLGDGNNISFLGRIRALAARLDRQDKTTFLLSLLNDLEKNVTALEGEWQRFWECLADLNSVALWENNNGTLRFTPRLQETPSWDNLLSIFGQLEESINALTMRLERLSELLSAFGAEEMAASAANLKNLFAQYCHDIGDILTAEPEKAACWLEKTPTNQYILRSAPLEIGTILADMLFSHKQSVVLTSATLTVANNFDFYKEQVGINNLIDRKIDTCQVASPFDYTSQALVCAVKGLPNPGQLNDSAYAEAITAVIAACLHGINGRTLILCTSHRFLQDLYKHLSLALSGSDFSILAQGIDGGRAQLLEEFRQTSKAVLLGANTYWEGIDLPGELLKCVIIPRLPFPSPGIPLLAARMENAASKGKNPFTTLCLPQAIIRFRQGFGRLIRTAKDRGVMLVLDQRLLSQRYGRHFLQSLPPVTTAVVTPAELPEKLTSWLNAQ, translated from the coding sequence ATGCTACCACATACCTACGTCGTCCTCGATGTAGAGACGACCGGTTTAGATCCCAATTGCGATCAAATCATTGAGATTGCCGCCATACGCCTGGAAAAAGGACAAATCACGGGTAGATTGCACACCCTGATTAATCCCGGCCGGTCTATACCACCCCATATTCAAAAATTAACAGGCATTGATGACGCTATGGTGCGTCACGCCCCATCCTTAACCGAGGTCCTTCCCCATTTACTTGATCTTATGGTCGATGCCATACCTGCTGGTCATAACGGACAGTTCGATTTGGCTTTTTTGAACAAAGCCTTTGGGAATTCGACCTGGCACCGTCCCCTGTTAGATACGCTGACTTTAAGCCGTATCCTCTATCCCTGCCTCCCTTCCTACAGGCTGGAATTCTTAAGTCGAAAATTTGCCTTTGCTGTAAATGAACACCACCGCGCCATGGAAGACGTTCTAGCAACCGTCCAACTGCTGGATGTACTCTGGAAGGCTACCCTGGGTTTGAAAAGAAAACTCTTGACCAGCATGGTTCAGTTGGCTCCAGAAGGACTAAAACAATGGTTTCAAGCCGCCCTAATGGCAGAATCCACACCGGTAGCCCATGAAGAAGCCGCGGCCGCAGGCCTCTTTGCTGTGGCCGCCTCTTTGCCCAAATCACCCGTTCCAGATTTTGGGACGGAAGACATTGTTGCCTTCCTCGCTCCCGGCGGGCCCCTAGCCGAAAAAATTCCTAATTATGAATACCGTCCCCAGCAGGCCGAAATGCTCCGGTCGGTAGTTAACGCCTTTGCTGAAAACCGGTACCTTATTATCGAAGCAGGAACGGGTACCGGTAAAACCCTGGCCTATCTAATGCCTGCAGTGTACTGGGCCTGTCACTCTGGTAAAAAGGTAGCCATTGCCACCCATACTATAAGCCTCCAGGAGCAGCTATGGCACAAAGACCTGCCCCTCTTAAAAGAAGTGCTTCCCTTCTCTTTTAAAGCAACCCTGGTTAAAGGGCGCAACAATTATCTCTGCCTTCGTAAACTCCGGGATTACCAAAATAATCCTCCATCTGGAAGGGAAGAACGGAATTTTATCCTCCGCGTATTGAGATGGTTAGAGTTTACGACTTCCGGAGACTGGAGCGAAATGAAGCTCAAACCCGAAGAGGAAGTGTTTAAACAATCCCTTGCCGCCGATAAAGATACATGTGTCGGTAACAGTTGTCCTTTTTACGACGGTTGCTTTGTCACCCGTGCCCGTTTAGAGGCTGAAACTGCAGATATTTTAATATTAAACCATTCTCTCCTTTTAAGCGATATCCGTTTTAATAACCAAATTCTACCCGATTATCCTTATCTTATAATCGATGAAGCCCACCACTTGGAAGAAGTCGCCGCCGAGCATCTGGGCCTTACCGTCAGCCAGGCTGCCGGCAATTTTTATCTTCGGTATCTAGGCGATGGAAATAATATAAGCTTTTTAGGTAGGATTCGAGCCCTCGCTGCCCGCTTGGACAGACAGGACAAGACGACGTTTTTATTATCTCTGCTCAATGATTTGGAAAAAAACGTGACAGCATTAGAAGGTGAATGGCAGAGGTTTTGGGAATGCTTAGCTGATCTAAATTCCGTCGCTCTATGGGAAAACAATAATGGCACGCTACGCTTTACTCCGCGGTTGCAAGAAACGCCTTCCTGGGACAATTTATTAAGCATATTTGGTCAGCTGGAGGAAAGCATAAACGCCCTAACCATGAGACTAGAACGTTTGAGCGAATTGCTCTCGGCATTTGGTGCCGAGGAAATGGCGGCGAGTGCCGCCAATCTAAAAAACCTTTTTGCCCAATACTGTCACGATATAGGGGACATTCTCACCGCCGAACCCGAAAAAGCTGCGTGCTGGCTGGAAAAAACACCTACAAACCAATACATACTGCGTTCGGCCCCTCTGGAAATAGGAACCATACTGGCAGATATGCTCTTTTCCCATAAACAGAGCGTAGTTCTGACGTCGGCCACTCTAACCGTAGCCAATAATTTTGATTTTTATAAAGAACAGGTGGGAATAAATAACTTAATCGACAGGAAAATAGATACATGCCAGGTGGCTTCACCTTTTGATTATACTTCCCAGGCCCTGGTCTGTGCCGTAAAAGGACTGCCGAATCCCGGGCAACTTAACGATAGCGCTTATGCTGAAGCAATAACCGCGGTAATAGCGGCATGTCTTCATGGAATTAACGGGCGGACTTTAATTTTATGTACCTCCCATCGTTTCTTGCAAGATTTATATAAACACTTAAGTTTAGCACTGTCGGGCAGTGATTTCAGCATCCTCGCCCAAGGAATCGACGGCGGCCGCGCCCAACTTTTAGAAGAATTCCGGCAAACTTCAAAGGCTGTTCTTTTGGGAGCGAACACATACTGGGAGGGAATCGATCTGCCGGGAGAACTCTTAAAATGCGTCATTATTCCCAGGCTACCCTTCCCTTCCCCTGGAATACCTTTACTGGCCGCCCGCATGGAAAATGCGGCCTCCAAAGGCAAAAATCCCTTCACCACATTATGCCTTCCCCAGGCCATTATTCGCTTCCGTCAGGGTTTCGGTCGCCTAATCCGGACGGCTAAAGATCGGGGGGTTATGCTGGTACTTGATCAACGTCTTCTTTCCCAGCGCTACGGACGACACTTTCTTCAATCCTTACCACCGGTTACTACTGCTGTAGTGACTCCGGCCGAATTACCCGAAAAACTAACATCATGGCTCAATGCTCAATAA
- a CDS encoding Fur family transcriptional regulator encodes MENTFNAICQKLHQLDYKVTPQRQVILQAFLENAAEHLSAEEVYNIVKERYPEIGLATVYRTLDLLAELDILQKINFGDGRTRYELDQHETHYHHHMICLECGRVQEFDDDLLESLEKLLTQQTGFHITDHQLKFFGYCRDCAAQKLKRSDVDAI; translated from the coding sequence ATGGAAAATACCTTTAACGCCATCTGTCAAAAGCTCCACCAGCTAGATTATAAAGTCACCCCCCAGCGCCAAGTAATTCTTCAGGCGTTCCTGGAAAACGCCGCAGAGCATTTAAGCGCCGAAGAGGTATATAATATAGTCAAAGAACGCTACCCTGAGATCGGCCTGGCCACCGTATATCGCACGCTGGATTTGCTTGCCGAACTGGACATTTTACAAAAAATCAATTTTGGCGACGGAAGAACACGCTATGAATTGGACCAACATGAAACTCATTATCATCACCACATGATCTGTTTGGAATGCGGCCGGGTGCAGGAGTTTGACGACGATCTGCTGGAATCCCTGGAAAAACTTCTAACACAACAAACGGGGTTTCATATTACCGATCACCAATTAAAGTTTTTCGGATATTGTCGCGATTGCGCCGCCCAAAAACTAAAAAGGTCGGATGTTGACGCTATTTGA
- a CDS encoding putative polysaccharide biosynthesis protein: MGASIWQGAAVLMLASLLNRGFSFAYRILVIRFVGAEGMGLYEMVFPFYSMVLMIATAGVPVALAKLVAERVALQAWGKVRSVFRLSLYFLSASGLLTALILYSITSLLTSTFFADGRVFQTFMVMLTAIPVVCICSAFRGYFQGLQLMQPVALAQVCEQIVRVGAGLFFSIHFLPYGVAMSAAGLAMGMVLGEVVGLVISIVIFIQARPYFDIAPYQKSPLKDDIIPLARLSLPVMLARAAGGIMLTLEAMLIPRQLQRWGAGVAEATSIYGQYAGIALTLIYLPMVITVAVGIAMVPAIAEAQAVRDYELLAKRCRQALKLTVLSGLPFALFFYLLATPLCDLIFSTPAAATALRVLAWGSVFIYLEQTTVGILNGLGAMSTILKNTIIGGFVDILGIYFLTPILGIGGAALGVNFGTATTAVLNLLALIRVTPFRLDFRSFVYGPVVASCGLVLVTSMVWGKLTYISPAWRLIQAIGGGGTAYLLILLSLGIIKTHHFCFLPWMGHKAGK, encoded by the coding sequence ATGGGTGCCTCTATCTGGCAGGGCGCGGCTGTACTCATGCTTGCCAGTTTATTAAATCGAGGGTTTAGCTTTGCTTATCGTATCTTGGTGATACGTTTCGTCGGTGCTGAAGGGATGGGTCTTTATGAAATGGTTTTCCCTTTTTATAGTATGGTTTTAATGATTGCTACAGCCGGCGTGCCGGTGGCCCTGGCAAAGCTCGTGGCAGAAAGGGTGGCCCTCCAGGCCTGGGGGAAAGTTCGCAGCGTTTTTCGCCTTTCCTTATATTTTTTAAGTGCCAGCGGCTTATTAACAGCCTTGATTTTATATTCTATAACTTCCCTTCTCACCAGTACTTTTTTTGCCGACGGACGTGTTTTCCAAACTTTTATGGTAATGTTAACCGCCATTCCGGTCGTATGTATATGTTCGGCTTTTCGCGGGTATTTTCAAGGACTACAGCTTATGCAACCAGTAGCCCTAGCCCAGGTATGTGAACAAATTGTAAGGGTAGGCGCCGGTCTATTTTTTAGTATTCATTTCCTTCCCTACGGAGTGGCTATGTCGGCAGCGGGACTGGCGATGGGTATGGTTTTAGGAGAAGTTGTGGGTTTGGTTATAAGCATTGTTATTTTCATTCAAGCCCGTCCTTACTTCGATATTGCTCCTTACCAGAAATCTCCATTAAAAGATGACATAATACCCCTTGCCCGCCTTTCCCTTCCGGTTATGCTGGCCAGGGCTGCCGGTGGAATTATGCTGACCCTGGAAGCCATGCTTATTCCTCGCCAGCTTCAGCGTTGGGGTGCAGGTGTGGCAGAAGCGACGTCAATTTACGGCCAGTATGCGGGTATAGCCCTTACTCTTATATATCTGCCGATGGTCATTACGGTGGCGGTGGGAATAGCCATGGTACCTGCCATTGCGGAAGCCCAGGCGGTCAGAGATTACGAACTGTTGGCTAAACGCTGTCGACAGGCGTTAAAGCTTACCGTCTTAAGCGGTTTGCCCTTTGCCTTATTTTTTTATCTGTTGGCCACGCCCCTCTGCGATCTTATTTTTTCCACTCCTGCAGCCGCAACCGCCTTGAGGGTTCTGGCATGGGGCAGTGTTTTCATCTATTTGGAGCAAACGACCGTGGGCATCCTCAACGGACTGGGCGCCATGTCAACTATTTTGAAGAACACCATCATTGGCGGCTTTGTTGACATTTTGGGGATTTATTTCTTAACCCCGATTTTGGGCATAGGCGGAGCGGCCCTCGGGGTAAATTTTGGCACGGCAACGACGGCAGTGTTGAATTTGCTAGCTTTGATCAGGGTTACACCTTTTCGTCTCGACTTTCGCTCTTTTGTTTACGGTCCTGTGGTGGCGTCCTGTGGTCTGGTTTTAGTTACCTCCATGGTTTGGGGAAAATTAACATATATATCGCCAGCCTGGCGTCTTATCCAGGCCATTGGCGGTGGAGGAACAGCTTATCTTTTAATTCTATTGAGCCTGGGAATAATTAAAACCCATCATTTTTGTTTTTTACCCTGGATGGGCCATAAAGCCGGGAAATAG